From Sulfitobacter sp. HNIBRBA3233, a single genomic window includes:
- a CDS encoding MBG domain-containing protein — protein MVLTTRVSAFRVISASERWGARLAPLTLVILGFLHPHTAFSQDALPQGGTVAQGDVSVSVPGAGVMVLDQGSDRAVMNWDSFSIGRGNSVEIRQPDRSSAILNRVTGATTSEIHGRLSATGEVYVVNPNGLLIGKTGEVSAGGGFVGSTLDTGDDDFMAGRLRFDGLGSSAAVDNRGTITVGRGGFAALLGGRVSNSGLVMVPMGRIGFGAGERATLDLSGDRFLQIEVPSEGDGEMRALIENAGTVSAEGGSIEMRAATARHAARHAINLSGVAEARSVSVRNGVITLGGGAGGRVTVSGRVTTRAKAPRRPAIVVAESPRPLARRGGGDVTIIGRQIDLAGASIDASGPEGGGVIRIGGALRGSDGLPTALYLGVDAETTITADAWSMGDGGRVILWSDERTEFAGTISARGGDLGGDGGFVEVSGKDTLAFSGLVDSRAPAGAAGQLLLDPRNLNIDTTDSDPGASFVDVAVLSRNLESGNVTLTTEDIDLSDAGNITVNAEVAWASGFTLGMIADNDIVFNDGITAPSGGLELTADGTLTTAAAGEINVDTFRLFNGDWQQLGATLPGFSARDFALSGAIGTSFLRAMGGSGVDGDPYLLTDAFGLQGMGSDGLSSQSFALAGTIDAAGTDQWQLGLGFDPISAPVGAFTGSLDGQGNSIDDLTVLTSEIAGLFGETSGATITNLTLNNANVAGDSSVGILSGLSVDTTIDNVDVNGTLSLFGSGNFGGLVGELRGAGSTLSNSNFDGSVAIESESDLSNAIGGLVGRNFLGTISNSTVNAAITEGGTTLANRSVGGAVGINGGTMVGVGATGSVSATANGGPLYIGGLAGENNSVEGIANSSSSTTVSVTGTGSSEVAAGGLIGRSIGSTADASASGAVTVNAEGARVAVGGLIGRNQGTATRRAERLSATGDVTVSNLSAEEATLSSYIGGLVGVNAGPMTDASATGAVTVTSELVNSFVGGFAGYNEAVTEGSPEGDISVAFATGPVSYTTNLEGVVGGFVGGNAGSIEDAYSNSSVTLRMPSFGVEPVPDTYGTATGGFAGLNEGAMTRTAARGPVDNQAAAEVVSVVGGHTGANEGGTITDSYSTGALTDNSGAPLGIGSLVGGSTGGAIITSLGASTVTVGGAGDPGVEGLVGFYDRDLVTSAPTTNVVNSYWDEDAYGRTNPPGTGVGLGLSTAELQDTDAFFDRATADGWDFTVWAPGASGRYPSIYSIDRVVFAEPDPLALVYGETPDATATGSVTGGPSAYVFADAGETLDTSPIFQTLTFPDNTVGTRSFTVDTTPLTSSAAETYAVVALSGSADITPAPLEVTVNDARKTYGTGLTFDGTEFAITGGELFFADSLDTITIASAGAAAEAEVAGSPYAITGSAPVTGTRIGNYSIDFVDGALTVDPAALEVTVSDARKTYGTGLTFDGTEFAITGGELFFADSLDTITIASDGAAAEAEVAGSPYAITGSAPVTGTRIGNYSIDFVDGALTVDPATLEVTVNDARKTYGAGLTFDGTEFAITGGELFFADSLDTITIASAGAAAEAEVAGSPYAITGSAPVTGTRIGNYSIDFVEGALTVDPAPLEVTVSDARKTYGTGLSFDGTEFAITGGELFFADSLDTISIASAGAAAEAEVAGSPYAITGSAPVTGTRIGNYSIDFVEGALTVDPAALEVTVNDARKTYGTGLTFDGTEFAITGGELFFADSLDTITIASAGAAAEAEVAGSPYAITGSAPVTGTRIGNYSIDFVDGALTVDPAALEVTVSDARKTYGTGLTFDGTEFAITGGELFFADSLDTITIASDGAAAEAEVAGSPYAITGSAPVTGTRIGNYSIDFVDGALTVDPATLEVTVNDARKTYGAGLTFDGTEFAITGGELFFADSLDTITIASDGAAAEAEVAGSPYAITGAAPSGTGLQNYDISLANGALTVDPAALEITADDRTKTEGEAVAFDGTEFTARGLLLSDIVDSVTLFSEGAAVEATATDSPFAIEVLAAEGDRLENYAITFTDGALTVLEAEEEAEAPIFRPEVAPVFTLPNPADRITLSLSIGEESGPAGLGNGSGGGTPATAAALSDARETLETVQEIAGTLELASGSCAEISGDVDRYLACLSDALDDFANELDEIATDLPPGMQDVARIVRDARQNVNAARSRAQSRLAAATTDAQRDQIRRDAASEARAALDTAAAEIRKSIAFVRVDDPELASVQRATITTVAAAVDSVGIELSRATGL, from the coding sequence ATGGTTCTGACGACACGCGTTTCAGCATTTCGGGTAATTTCCGCTTCTGAACGTTGGGGTGCCCGGCTGGCGCCGCTGACCCTGGTCATTCTGGGATTCCTGCACCCGCACACAGCATTTTCACAAGACGCCTTGCCGCAGGGGGGCACTGTCGCGCAGGGGGATGTATCGGTCTCTGTTCCCGGTGCGGGGGTGATGGTTCTTGATCAGGGCTCCGACCGCGCGGTGATGAACTGGGACAGCTTTTCGATCGGGCGGGGCAACTCTGTCGAGATCCGCCAGCCTGACCGCTCCAGCGCGATCCTGAACCGTGTGACAGGCGCCACCACCAGTGAAATTCACGGCAGGCTTTCGGCGACGGGCGAGGTCTATGTGGTCAACCCCAACGGTCTGCTGATCGGCAAAACCGGAGAGGTCAGCGCCGGTGGCGGCTTCGTGGGGTCGACGCTGGATACCGGTGACGATGATTTCATGGCCGGTCGGCTGCGGTTTGACGGTCTGGGCAGTTCCGCCGCTGTCGACAACCGCGGAACGATCACCGTGGGTCGGGGCGGGTTCGCGGCGCTTCTGGGCGGTCGGGTGTCAAACTCGGGGCTGGTGATGGTGCCGATGGGCCGGATCGGCTTCGGCGCGGGCGAGCGTGCCACGCTCGATCTGTCGGGCGACCGGTTCCTTCAGATCGAGGTGCCGTCCGAAGGCGACGGAGAGATGCGCGCGCTCATCGAAAACGCGGGCACCGTATCGGCAGAGGGCGGCAGCATCGAAATGCGCGCGGCGACCGCCCGCCATGCGGCCCGCCACGCCATCAACCTGTCCGGCGTGGCCGAGGCGCGGTCGGTGTCCGTGCGCAACGGCGTGATCACGCTGGGCGGCGGCGCGGGAGGGCGCGTCACGGTTTCGGGCCGCGTCACGACGCGCGCCAAGGCACCGCGCAGACCGGCGATCGTGGTGGCTGAATCGCCGCGGCCGCTCGCACGGCGCGGCGGCGGTGACGTGACGATCATCGGTCGGCAGATCGATCTGGCCGGGGCAAGCATCGACGCAAGCGGCCCGGAAGGGGGCGGCGTGATCCGCATCGGCGGGGCGCTGCGTGGCAGCGACGGGCTGCCGACCGCACTCTACCTCGGGGTCGATGCCGAAACGACCATCACCGCCGATGCCTGGAGCATGGGCGACGGTGGCCGCGTGATCCTGTGGTCCGACGAGCGGACCGAGTTCGCGGGTACGATTTCGGCGCGCGGAGGCGATCTGGGCGGTGACGGCGGCTTTGTCGAGGTGTCGGGCAAGGACACGCTGGCCTTTTCCGGCCTTGTCGATAGCCGCGCTCCGGCGGGTGCTGCGGGCCAGCTTCTTCTCGATCCGCGCAATCTGAACATCGATACCACTGACAGTGATCCCGGTGCGTCCTTCGTCGATGTCGCGGTCCTTTCCAGAAACCTCGAGTCCGGTAACGTCACGCTGACAACCGAAGATATCGACCTTTCGGATGCCGGAAACATCACCGTCAACGCCGAGGTCGCCTGGGCGAGCGGTTTTACCCTCGGTATGATCGCGGACAACGATATCGTCTTCAATGACGGGATCACCGCCCCGTCCGGAGGGTTGGAACTGACGGCGGATGGCACATTGACCACCGCTGCTGCGGGCGAGATCAACGTGGATACTTTCCGCTTGTTCAATGGAGACTGGCAGCAGCTGGGGGCGACCTTGCCCGGATTCAGCGCGCGTGATTTCGCGCTGTCGGGGGCGATCGGCACCAGCTTCCTGCGGGCCATGGGCGGAAGCGGCGTGGATGGCGATCCATATTTGCTGACGGATGCCTTCGGACTTCAGGGGATGGGATCCGATGGCCTGTCTTCGCAAAGTTTCGCCCTGGCCGGCACGATTGACGCGGCGGGCACCGACCAGTGGCAGCTTGGCCTCGGGTTCGATCCGATCAGCGCCCCGGTAGGGGCCTTTACCGGGTCACTCGACGGGCAGGGGAACAGCATCGACGACCTGACGGTTTTGACCTCCGAGATCGCGGGGCTGTTCGGCGAGACCAGCGGCGCAACGATCACGAATCTGACCTTGAATAACGCGAATGTTGCCGGTGACAGCAGCGTCGGCATCCTGTCCGGCCTGTCGGTGGATACGACGATCGACAACGTGGATGTGAACGGAACGCTCAGCCTGTTCGGCTCGGGCAATTTCGGCGGTCTGGTCGGCGAATTGCGCGGGGCCGGGTCCACGCTCAGCAACAGCAACTTCGACGGCAGCGTCGCCATTGAAAGCGAAAGCGATCTGAGCAACGCTATCGGCGGTCTTGTCGGGCGCAACTTCCTCGGCACGATTTCCAACAGCACGGTGAACGCAGCCATCACCGAAGGCGGCACGACGCTGGCGAACCGCTCGGTCGGCGGCGCGGTCGGCATCAACGGCGGCACCATGGTGGGTGTCGGCGCCACCGGTTCGGTCAGCGCCACCGCCAATGGTGGTCCGCTCTACATCGGTGGCCTTGCGGGCGAAAATAATTCGGTCGAAGGGATCGCCAACTCTTCAAGCTCGACAACGGTGAGCGTTACCGGCACCGGTTCAAGCGAGGTCGCCGCAGGGGGATTGATCGGGCGCAGCATCGGCTCGACCGCGGATGCCAGCGCGTCCGGCGCTGTTACCGTAAATGCCGAGGGCGCGCGGGTTGCCGTGGGCGGTCTGATTGGCCGCAATCAGGGGACCGCAACGCGGCGTGCAGAGCGGCTTTCGGCAACGGGGGACGTCACGGTCTCCAACCTCTCCGCCGAGGAAGCAACGCTGTCTTCCTATATCGGCGGTCTGGTCGGTGTGAACGCCGGCCCGATGACCGACGCCTCGGCCACGGGGGCGGTCACGGTTACGTCAGAACTGGTCAATTCCTTCGTTGGCGGGTTTGCCGGCTATAACGAGGCGGTGACCGAAGGCAGCCCGGAAGGCGATATTTCTGTCGCATTTGCGACCGGTCCGGTGAGCTATACCACCAACCTCGAAGGTGTGGTCGGCGGCTTTGTCGGTGGCAATGCGGGCTCGATAGAGGACGCCTATTCCAACAGCAGCGTCACCCTGCGGATGCCGTCGTTCGGGGTTGAACCTGTCCCCGATACCTACGGAACCGCGACAGGCGGCTTTGCCGGTCTCAACGAGGGCGCCATGACACGGACCGCCGCGCGCGGGCCGGTCGACAATCAGGCCGCGGCCGAGGTCGTGTCGGTCGTCGGCGGGCACACCGGTGCCAATGAAGGCGGTACGATCACGGACAGTTATTCGACCGGCGCCCTGACCGACAATTCCGGCGCGCCGCTGGGGATCGGATCGCTGGTGGGCGGCTCCACTGGCGGCGCCATCATCACCTCCCTCGGGGCAAGTACTGTCACCGTGGGCGGCGCCGGTGATCCGGGTGTCGAGGGGCTGGTGGGCTTCTACGACCGCGATCTCGTCACATCGGCGCCTACGACCAACGTCGTCAATTCCTACTGGGACGAAGACGCCTACGGCCGTACCAACCCGCCGGGCACCGGCGTTGGCCTTGGTCTTTCAACGGCAGAGCTTCAGGATACCGACGCATTCTTTGACCGCGCGACCGCCGACGGGTGGGATTTCACCGTCTGGGCACCGGGCGCTTCGGGGCGCTATCCGTCGATCTACAGCATCGATCGCGTTGTCTTCGCAGAGCCTGACCCGCTTGCCCTTGTCTACGGCGAGACACCCGATGCAACTGCGACAGGATCCGTCACCGGCGGGCCGTCCGCCTATGTTTTTGCCGATGCGGGCGAGACACTGGACACATCCCCGATCTTCCAGACGCTCACCTTCCCCGACAACACCGTCGGCACCCGCAGCTTCACGGTGGATACAACGCCGCTGACAAGCTCCGCAGCCGAAACCTACGCCGTCGTCGCACTCAGCGGGTCGGCCGACATCACACCGGCGCCGCTGGAAGTGACGGTAAACGACGCGCGCAAGACCTACGGCACAGGGCTGACCTTTGACGGCACCGAGTTCGCCATCACCGGCGGGGAGCTATTCTTTGCGGACAGCCTCGACACGATCACCATCGCCTCGGCGGGTGCTGCGGCGGAGGCGGAGGTGGCGGGCAGCCCCTACGCGATCACAGGATCCGCGCCGGTCACCGGCACGCGGATCGGGAACTACAGCATCGACTTCGTGGACGGTGCGCTCACGGTCGATCCCGCCGCGCTGGAAGTCACGGTGAGTGACGCGCGCAAGACCTATGGCACGGGTCTGACCTTTGACGGCACCGAGTTCGCCATCACCGGCGGCGAGTTGTTCTTTGCGGACAGCCTCGACACGATCACCATCGCCTCGGACGGCGCTGCGGCGGAGGCGGAAGTGGCGGGCAGCCCTTATGCGATCACCGGGTCCGCGCCGGTCACCGGCACGCGGATCGGGAACTACAGCATCGACTTCGTGGATGGTGCGCTCACTGTCGATCCCGCCACGCTGGAAGTGACGGTAAACGACGCGCGCAAGACCTACGGCGCGGGGCTGACCTTTGACGGCACCGAATTCGCCATCACCGGCGGCGAGCTGTTCTTTGCGGACAGCCTCGACACGATCACCATCGCCTCGGCGGGTGCTGCGGCTGAAGCGGAAGTGGCGGGTAGCCCCTACGCGATCACCGGATCCGCACCGGTCACCGGCACGCGGATCGGGAACTACAGCATCGACTTCGTGGAAGGTGCGCTCACGGTCGATCCAGCCCCTCTGGAAGTGACGGTGAGTGACGCGCGCAAGACCTACGGCACGGGGCTGTCTTTCGACGGCACGGAGTTTGCCATAACCGGCGGCGAGCTTTTCTTTGCGGACAGCCTCGACACGATCAGCATCGCTTCGGCGGGCGCTGCGGCGGAGGCGGAAGTGGCGGGCAGCCCCTACGCGATCACGGGGTCCGCGCCGGTCACCGGCACGCGGATCGGGAACTACAGCATCGACTTCGTGGAAGGCGCGCTCACGGTCGATCCCGCGGCGCTGGAAGTGACGGTAAACGACGCGCGCAAGACCTACGGCACAGGGCTGACCTTTGACGGCACCGAGTTCGCCATCACCGGCGGGGAGCTGTTCTTTGCGGACAGCCTCGACACGATCACCATCGCCTCGGCGGGTGCTGCGGCGGAGGCGGAGGTGGCGGGCAGCCCCTACGCGATCACAGGATCCGCGCCGGTCACCGGCACGCGGATCGGGAACTACAGCATCGACTTCGTGGACGGTGCGCTCACGGTCGATCCCGCCGCGCTGGAAGTCACGGTGAGTGACGCGCGCAAGACCTATGGCACGGGTCTGACCTTTGACGGCACCGAGTTCGCCATCACCGGCGGCGAGTTGTTCTTTGCGGACAGCCTCGACACGATCACCATCGCCTCGGACGGCGCTGCGGCGGAGGCGGAAGTGGCGGGCAGCCCTTATGCGATCACCGGGTCCGCGCCGGTCACCGGCACGCGGATCGGGAACTACAGCATCGACTTCGTGGATGGTGCGCTCACTGTCGATCCCGCCACGCTGGAAGTGACGGTAAACGACGCGCGCAAGACCTACGGCGCGGGGCTGACCTTTGACGGCACGGAGTTCGCCATCACCGGCGGGGAGCTGTTCTTCGCGGACAGTCTCGACACGATCACCATCGCCTCGGACGGCGCTGCGGCTGAAGCGGAAGTGGCGGGCAGCCCCTACGCCATCACGGGGGCCGCGCCGTCAGGCACCGGTTTGCAGAATTACGACATCAGCCTTGCGAACGGTGCGCTCACGGTCGATCCGGCGGCTTTGGAGATCACCGCCGACGACAGGACGAAAACGGAGGGCGAGGCAGTCGCCTTTGACGGAACCGAATTCACCGCCCGTGGTCTGCTGCTGTCCGACATTGTCGACAGTGTGACGCTCTTCAGTGAGGGGGCCGCGGTGGAAGCAACGGCAACCGACAGCCCCTTTGCCATCGAAGTCCTTGCCGCAGAGGGGGACCGGCTGGAGAACTACGCGATCACCTTTACCGATGGCGCCCTGACGGTTCTGGAAGCCGAAGAGGAAGCGGAGGCGCCGATTTTCCGGCCAGAGGTGGCCCCGGTCTTCACGCTGCCGAATCCGGCAGACCGGATCACGCTATCGCTGTCGATCGGGGAGGAGAGTGGACCGGCGGGCCTGGGCAACGGATCGGGTGGCGGCACACCCGCCACCGCCGCAGCCCTGTCGGACGCGCGCGAGACGCTGGAAACCGTTCAGGAAATCGCCGGCACGCTTGAACTGGCGTCGGGTTCCTGTGCCGAGATTTCGGGGGATGTGGACCGGTACCTTGCCTGTCTGTCGGATGCTTTGGATGATTTCGCGAACGAGTTGGACGAGATCGCGACCGATCTGCCGCCCGGCATGCAGGATGTTGCACGCATCGTCCGCGATGCGCGGCAGAACGTGAATGCGGCGCGCAGCCGTGCCCAAAGCAGGCTTGCCGCCGCCACGACAGATGCGCAGCGTGACCAGATCCGCCGTGATGCCGCCAGCGAAGCGCGGGCCGCACTGGACACGGCCGCCGCCGAAATCCGCAAATCCATCGCCTTCGTGCGGGTGGATGATCCCGAACTTGCGTCGGTCCAGCGTGCGACGATCACCACGGTTGCCGCAGCGGTCGACAGCGTCGGTATCGAGCTGAGCCGCGCCACGGGCCTGTGA
- a CDS encoding ShlB/FhaC/HecB family hemolysin secretion/activation protein has product MAVALCTASPALAQDGTTASTVTPESFTPPLQNLNGAIVFSGATGTQAPPGAERIGVTLSGVNLQGGLPQMADANAKLEARLTGRRVPVSELFNAVAALEEDYANAGYVLARVVLPQQSLRDGGVLKVQVVDGFIEEVNAESVPPEVRQRLERLTSTLENRRGLTLAELERQLLLAGDTAGVALGTALGSGRTPGGTVLTLDPEYKKITGFVGFDNAISDDLGKLSLNAGVEFNSPFGYGESIYARASGTPSGFFDSDPRYRVLAAGFVVPLGVSGLLLNAEFTTSDTTPDNATAPTRSNFDRQSLRLIYPVIRSRQMNLTTTFAVDRQQDSQDLLTIAGATPIYEDETTVLRFGANFSYIHEDGAFTDLGAVLSRGVDAWGARGADDVGTGTPLSRQGADAEFTKLSLSAFHQRALSERIILSVSGRAQLSFGDALVTSEQFGLSGASALSGFESGALRGDRGWVVRAEIAHQTRTTFANTPFLVSPYAFVAAGGVSIEQPTAVESGHESAHSYGVGFDLFSQTESRFRASSLRVELAKGERDNGSDDTRFSISGNFRF; this is encoded by the coding sequence ATGGCTGTCGCGCTTTGCACTGCAAGCCCTGCCTTGGCGCAGGACGGAACCACGGCCAGCACAGTCACCCCAGAGAGTTTCACGCCGCCCTTGCAGAATCTGAACGGGGCGATTGTCTTTTCCGGGGCAACGGGCACGCAGGCCCCTCCGGGTGCCGAACGGATCGGTGTCACCCTGTCGGGCGTGAACCTGCAGGGCGGATTGCCCCAGATGGCCGACGCGAACGCAAAGCTTGAGGCACGTCTGACCGGTCGCCGCGTACCGGTATCGGAACTGTTCAATGCTGTCGCGGCCTTGGAAGAGGATTACGCCAACGCGGGGTATGTTCTGGCCCGCGTCGTGCTGCCCCAGCAAAGCCTGCGGGACGGCGGCGTTCTGAAGGTACAGGTCGTCGATGGTTTCATCGAAGAGGTGAACGCGGAGTCGGTCCCGCCCGAAGTGCGCCAGCGCCTCGAGCGTCTGACCTCGACCCTCGAAAACCGCAGGGGCCTGACATTGGCCGAGCTTGAGCGGCAATTGCTGCTGGCGGGGGACACGGCGGGTGTGGCGCTCGGTACGGCGCTCGGATCGGGGCGGACACCGGGCGGCACGGTGCTGACCCTCGACCCCGAGTACAAGAAAATCACCGGCTTTGTCGGCTTCGACAATGCGATTTCCGACGATCTGGGAAAGCTGTCCCTGAATGCCGGGGTCGAATTCAACAGCCCCTTCGGATACGGCGAATCGATCTATGCCCGCGCTTCCGGCACGCCGAGCGGGTTTTTCGACAGTGATCCGCGCTACCGCGTGCTGGCGGCGGGTTTCGTGGTGCCGCTGGGCGTGTCCGGTCTGCTGTTGAACGCGGAGTTCACGACCAGTGACACGACCCCGGATAACGCCACGGCACCCACCCGGTCGAATTTCGACCGCCAGTCGCTGCGCCTGATCTATCCGGTGATCCGGTCGCGCCAGATGAACCTGACGACGACCTTTGCGGTCGACCGCCAGCAGGACAGCCAGGATCTGCTCACCATTGCCGGAGCGACGCCGATCTACGAAGACGAAACCACAGTCCTGCGCTTTGGCGCAAACTTCAGCTACATCCACGAGGACGGGGCATTCACCGATCTGGGGGCGGTGCTGTCGCGCGGGGTTGATGCGTGGGGCGCGCGCGGCGCCGATGACGTGGGCACCGGCACGCCGTTGTCGCGGCAGGGCGCGGATGCCGAATTTACCAAGCTCAGCCTCTCGGCCTTCCACCAGCGCGCTTTGTCCGAACGGATCATTCTGTCGGTTTCGGGCCGTGCGCAATTGTCTTTCGGGGATGCGCTGGTCACGTCCGAACAGTTCGGCCTCTCTGGCGCGAGCGCGCTGTCGGGGTTCGAATCCGGAGCGTTGCGCGGGGACCGCGGTTGGGTCGTCCGCGCCGAAATCGCGCACCAGACACGCACGACATTTGCAAATACGCCTTTCCTCGTCAGCCCCTATGCCTTTGTGGCCGCCGGGGGCGTTTCGATCGAACAACCAACCGCCGTCGAAAGCGGCCACGAAAGCGCCCATTCCTACGGCGTGGGGTTCGATCTTTTTTCACAGACAGAGTCGCGATTTAGAGCAAGCAGTTTGAGGGTCGAATTGGCCAAGGGAGAACGGGACAATGGTTCTGACGACACGCGTTTCAGCATTTCGGGTAATTTCCGCTTCTGA
- a CDS encoding glycine cleavage system protein H, with the protein MTIFYTKDLQWVRETQDGFVVGLTARAVKEMGKLTLVELPPLGDRIQIGDEAVLIESTKAATDLVAPLSGQVIECNDGVTRMPTLASEEPEGAGWLYKLRAEDRSELALLSRQTPDDEQE; encoded by the coding sequence GTGACGATATTTTACACGAAGGATTTGCAGTGGGTCCGCGAGACGCAGGATGGCTTTGTGGTGGGGCTGACTGCGCGGGCTGTGAAAGAGATGGGCAAGCTGACGCTGGTTGAATTGCCACCGCTTGGCGATCGTATCCAGATCGGCGACGAGGCGGTTCTGATCGAAAGCACCAAGGCCGCGACCGACCTTGTCGCGCCGCTGTCGGGTCAGGTGATCGAATGCAACGATGGCGTCACGCGCATGCCGACGCTCGCCAGTGAGGAGCCCGAAGGGGCCGGATGGCTGTACAAGCTGCGGGCGGAGGACCGCTCCGAACTCGCGCTTCTGTCGCGGCAGACGCCGGACGACGAGCAGGAATAG
- a CDS encoding TAXI family TRAP transporter solute-binding subunit, giving the protein MKSTKKFTQLVLGSALATFGLSAAAMAQDYDWPRLLVIGTPGTSTGSFASTNGWGPTLQEETGTTVRIVPEDSEPMRYKRLTDREDIAISSVSASEMAAQTEGFGGYASAKPLPQRILWHHNDTPWGFVVSGDSDIQSLDDIAKGGVRVTSGVFSPVIVAVITEALPGFIGLSPEEAQEKIEFVPASSYGENCRSVVEGKSDVAYCSPISSVLSEMEGSPGSIRWLPMDPDDTEAWDRFLNVRPMTIPTKISFGVKTAQGVNSMTSNFVYSVPATADTDFAYNMAKWLHTSFDNYKGTHALATRMSVDLFREFLNANPIPVHEGTVKYLREIGQWTEEDDAWNEEAIALMDRWIEARNEGLKTAAEQGVRADFQDEEFLAIMEKATEGLPAFRSRL; this is encoded by the coding sequence ATGAAATCCACAAAGAAATTTACGCAGTTGGTCCTCGGCTCGGCGCTCGCTACGTTCGGGCTGTCGGCTGCGGCAATGGCGCAGGACTATGACTGGCCGCGTCTGCTGGTCATCGGGACACCGGGCACCTCGACGGGCAGCTTTGCCTCGACCAACGGCTGGGGCCCCACGCTTCAGGAAGAGACAGGCACAACCGTGCGCATCGTGCCAGAAGACAGCGAGCCGATGCGCTACAAGCGTCTGACCGACCGCGAGGATATCGCGATTTCTTCGGTGTCGGCGTCTGAAATGGCCGCGCAGACCGAAGGCTTCGGCGGCTATGCTTCGGCCAAGCCGCTGCCGCAGCGCATTCTGTGGCACCATAACGACACGCCCTGGGGCTTTGTCGTCTCCGGCGATTCGGACATCCAAAGCCTTGACGATATCGCGAAGGGCGGCGTGCGCGTGACATCCGGCGTCTTTTCGCCGGTGATCGTTGCGGTCATCACCGAAGCCCTGCCCGGCTTTATCGGCCTGTCCCCCGAAGAGGCGCAGGAAAAGATCGAATTCGTTCCCGCCTCTAGCTACGGCGAAAATTGCCGCTCCGTGGTTGAGGGCAAGTCTGACGTGGCCTATTGCTCGCCGATCTCATCGGTCCTGTCCGAAATGGAGGGTTCGCCCGGCAGCATCCGCTGGTTGCCGATGGACCCCGACGATACCGAAGCCTGGGACCGTTTCCTGAACGTGCGTCCGATGACGATCCCGACCAAAATCTCCTTTGGCGTGAAAACGGCGCAGGGTGTGAATTCGATGACATCGAATTTCGTCTATTCGGTACCGGCCACTGCGGACACGGATTTCGCCTACAACATGGCGAAATGGCTGCACACGTCCTTTGACAACTACAAGGGCACGCATGCGCTGGCGACCCGCATGTCGGTCGACCTGTTCCGTGAATTCCTGAATGCGAACCCGATTCCGGTGCACGAGGGAACCGTGAAATACCTGCGCGAAATCGGCCAGTGGACCGAAGAGGACGATGCGTGGAACGAAGAAGCGATCGCGCTGATGGACCGCTGGATCGAAGCGCGCAACGAGGGCCTGAAAACCGCCGCCGAACAGGGCGTCCGCGCGGATTTCCAGGACGAAGAGTTCCTCGCGATCATGGAAAAGGCGACCGAAGGTCTGCCAGCGTTCCGTTCGCGGCTCTAA